Proteins encoded together in one Impatiens glandulifera chromosome 1, dImpGla2.1, whole genome shotgun sequence window:
- the LOC124922081 gene encoding ruvB-like protein 1 produces the protein MKKIEEVQSQTKKERIATHTHIKGLGLDVNGRSIPLAAGFVGQSAAREASGLVVDMIRQKKMAGRTLLFAGPPATGKTALALAISQELGSKVPFCPMVGSEVYSSEVKKTEVLMENFRRAIGLRMKENKEVYEGEVIELSPEEGDNLTGGYGKSISSVIIGLKSVKGTKHLKLNSTIYDALIKEKVAVGDVIYIEANRGTVKRVGRSDAFATEFDLEADEYVPLPKGEVHKKKEIVQDVTLHDLDVANAQPQGGQDILSLMGQMMKPRKTEITDKLRQKNNKVVNRYIDEGVAELVPGVLFIDEVHMMDIECFSYLNCALESSLSPIVIFATNRGICNVRGTDMLSPHGIPVDLLDRVVIIKTEIYSPPEMIQILAIRAQVEELVVDEESLAHLGEIGQLTSLRHAVQLLTPASVVAKMNGRNSICKADVEEASCLYLDAKSSAKLLQEQQDRYIT, from the exons ATGAAAAAGATAGAAGAAGTTCAATCACAAACAAAGAAGGAGAGAATAGCCACTCATACTCATATCAAAGGCCTTGGTCTTGAT GTCAATGGAAGATCTATCCCTTTGGCCGCTGGATTTGTTGGTCAGTCAGCTGCCAGAGAAGCTTCTGGTCTTGTAGTGGACATGATTCGCCAAAAAAAAATGGCTGGACGAACACTTCTATTTGCTGGACCTCCAGCTACTGGTAAAACGGCTCTTGCCCTTGCTATATCTCAGGAACTTGGGAGCAAG GTTCCATTCTGCCCAATGGTTGGATCTGAAGTATATTCCTCTGAAGTCAAGAAAACAGAGGTGTTAATGGAGAATTTCAGAAGGGCAATAGGTTTACgtatgaaagaaaataaagaagtGTATGAAGGAGAG GTGATTGAACTCTCTCCTGAAGAGGGAGACAACTTAACAGGTGGATATGGTAAAAGTATAAGTAGTGTTATCATTGGGTTAAAATCTGTCAAGGGAACTAAGCATCTGAAGCTTAATTCAACCATATATGATGCCTTGATCAAGGAAAAG GTAGCTGTTGGTGATGTCATATACATTGAGGCTAACCGTGGGACAGTTAAAAGAGTTGGAAGAAGTGATGCTTTCGCTACGGAATTTGATCTCGAGGCAGATGAGTATGTTCCACTACCTAAGGGAGAAGTTCACAAAAAGAAGGAGATAGTTCAG GATGTAACACTGCATGATCTGGATGTTGCAAATGCTCAACCTCAAGGGGGACAAGATATTTTATCCTTAATGGGGCAGATGATGAAACCTAGGAAAACAGAGATTACGGATAAGTTACGACAAAAAAATAACAAG GTTGTTAACCGTTACATTGATGAAGGTGTTGCAGAACTTGTACCTGGTGTTTTATTTATTGACGAG GTACACATGATGGATATAGAGTGTTTTTCGTACTTAAATTGTGCTCTTGAGAGCTCACTTTCACCTATAGTAATTTTTGCCACAAATAGAGGAATATGTAATGTGAG GGGAACAGACATGTTAAGTCCTCATGGAATTCCTGTGGATTTGTTAGACCGAGTGGTAATTATAAAGACAGAAATATATAGTCCACCTGAAATGATACAG ATTCTCGCTATTCGAGCGCAAGTTGAGGAACTAGTAGTGGATGAAGAGAGCCTAGCTCATCTTGGAGAGATTGGACAATTGACATCCTTAAG GCATGCAGTGCAACTCTTAACACCGGCAAGTGTTGTGGCTAAAATGAATGGTCGCAATAGTATTTGCAAG GCAGATGTTGAGGAGGCAAGTTGTCTCTACCTCGATGCAAAATCATCAGCAAAGCTTCTTCAGGAGCAGCAAGACAGGTATATAACCTGA
- the LOC124922324 gene encoding acyl-acyl carrier protein thioesterase ATL3, chloroplastic-like, producing the protein MSQCLVFPLSATIPSLTWREKWLIGDRRPYGNLNRPQPLSRKVGRPPFVRPVCCSNNLALEFKSGLSMSGFHEIELKVRDYELDQFGVVNNSVYSSYIQHGHHELLELIGINADDVANSGEALALSEITLKFLNPLRSGDRFVMKVRISNSSAIRVYIEHFIFKLPDYEPILEAKATAVWIGKNYRPVRLPADFRSKFVKFIRKEDQSNQPN; encoded by the exons ATGTCACAATGTCTTGTGTTTCCTCTGTCGGCAACAATTCCAAGTTTAACTTGGAGGGAAAAGTGGTTGATCGGTGACCGCCGTCCTTATGGAAATCTCAATCGGCCGCAGCCGCTATCCCGGAAAGTTGGCCGGCCCCCCTTTGTTCGTCCAGTCTGCTGTAGTAACAATCTAGCTTTGGAATTCAAGAGTGGTCTAAG TATGAGTGGGTTCCATGAAATTGAGCTCAAAGTGCGAGACTACGAACTCGATCAATTTGGTGTCGTAAACAATTCCGTTTATTCAAGTTATATTCAACACG GACATCACGAGTTGCTGGAACTGATAGGAATAAACGCAGATGACGTTGCTAATTCAGGCGAGGCCCTAGCTTTGTCTGAGATTACACTCAAATTCCTCAATCCACTAAGA AGTGGAGACAGGTTTGTTATGAAGGTCAGAATATCGAATTCATCAGCAATTCGAGTATACATTGAACACTTCATCTTCAAGTTGCCAGATTATGag CCTATTCTTGAAGCCAAAGCCACTGCAGTTTGGATTGGCAAGAACTATCGCCCTGTCCGATTACCAGCAGATTTTAGGTCCAAATTTGTCAAGTTTATTCGAAAAGAGGATCAATCCAACCAACCCAACTAA